The following are encoded together in the Buteo buteo chromosome 2, bButBut1.hap1.1, whole genome shotgun sequence genome:
- the BET1 gene encoding BET1 homolog — translation MRRAGLGDGAPAGNYGYTNSGYSVYEEENERLTESLRTKVSAIKSLSIEIGTEVKNQNKMLSEMDNDFDSTGGLLGATMGRLRTLSRGSQTKLLCYMMLFALFVFFVIYWIIKLR, via the exons ATGAGGCGCGCGGGGCTGG GCGATGGAGCACCTGCTGGTAACTATGGCTATACCAATAGTGGATACAGTgtttatgaagaagaaaatgagaggtTAACAGAAAGTCTGCGTACAAAAGTCAGTGCCATTAAATCA ctttccATTGAAATTGGAACAgaagttaaaaaccaaaataaaatgttatcagAAATG gaTAACGATTTTGACTCTACGGGTGGACTTCTAGGTGCAACTATGGGCAGACTGAGAACACTCTCCAGGGGAAGCCAGACAAAGCTGTTATGCTACATGATGCTCTTtgcattgtttgttttctttgtaatataCTGGATTATTAAACTGAGGTGA